The genomic stretch CTTCTGGTTTCCGCTGATCCTGATCCGCTCCAACGAGGCCAAGACCGTCCCGTTGGCGACGGCCCTCCTCTTCGGGCAGTTCGAGACCAACTTCGGCATGGTCTTCGCGGTGCTGTCGATGGCAAGTCTGCCGGTGATGTTTTTTTATCTGATCCTGTCGCGCTATTTCGTAAAGGGACTTACCCGGGGAGCGATGAAGGGATAGGCCCTTCATCGCTCTGCCGCTGAACAAGGCGAAAGTTTCTTGACAAGCTCCTGAAGGAGAGTTAGAATATATTATTCTTGGCTCACTCATTGAGTAAACTATTATTCCCGGAGGCCCCATGTACCAGGCAGACAAGAAAGCGGAGACAATCCTGCAGATCCTCGGGCAATTCCAGCGTATCCCAGTGCTCAACCGCAGCGAACTGGCGGCCAAGCTGGGGCTTTACACCTCCACCGTCAGCATCCGCACCAAGGAGTTGATCAAGCTTGGACTTCTGCGGGAGCGCGGTCCGGGAGAGAGCGGCACCCAGGGCGGGCGCAAAACCACACTGCTGGAACTGAATCCCGGTTACGGCCTTTTCGGCGCCATCTATCTGGGACACAGCCGCCTGCAGGCCGCCCTCTTCGATCCGGCCCTCAATCAGACTTCTTACACCGAAAAGAAGCTCATCGACGGCGCCATCCCCCGCCTTCTGCGTGAGATGGCCGGCTGGATGAAGGCCAAGGCCGGGACCCTGTCCCTCCGCGCGGTGGGGACCGCAGTCTCGTCGGTGGTATCCGAGGCGGGGACAGTGGACACATCCAGTCACTTCTCCCGGAGCCTGCCGGAGCTGCCGCGTATTCTGGCCGACGAGCTCCCACGGGCGGAGCTGGTGCAGGACAACGACGCCAACCTGGCCGCCGGGATCGACCTCAACCTCCTGGAGGAGGGCCGGCGCAGCCTGCTGCACCTGCTGGTCTACGAATCGATCCCCACGGTGGGCAGCGGCCTGGTACTGAACGGCGCCCTCTACCGCGGCCCGGGCGGTTCCGCCGGAGAGCTTGACGAGGCGATCTTCCCGCTCAACGGCGCCGCCGGCGAGGAGCTGGCGCGGCTGGGCTGCCTGATGGGCCGATACCTCAACATCGAGGCCCTCTTTATCTCGGGCGAACTCTCCCCGACGGAGCGGAGCAGGCTGGTGACCGCTCTGAACAGTTTGAACCCCGAGTTCCCGTATCAGTTTATCGATGATCCCCACTGGGTCGAGAAAGGGGCGGCCCTGGCGGCGATGCGCAAACATATCAAAACCATTGCAGGAGTACGGAGATGAAAGGCACGGTATTAATCGGCCAATCCGGCGGTCCCACGGCGGTTATCAATGCCTCGGCGGCGGGCGTCATCGACCGGGTACGGACAGTTTCGCCGGATACCCCCATCCTGGGGATGAATTTCGCCATCGAAGGCTTTATGGAGGAGAAGACCATCGACCTCTCCGCCTTGAACGCCGTCGAACTAGCCAGGCTGAAGGAGACCCCGGGATCGGCCCTCGGATCCTGCCGCTACAAGCTGAAGGACGAGGATCTGGGACTGATTGTGGAGAAGCTGAAAAAGCTAGACATCCGCTACATCTTCCTGGCCGGCGGCAACGACACCATGGACACGATCCACCGCATATCCGCCTACGCCGCACAGACCGGTTTCGAGCTTTTCGGCGTCGGCATTCCGAAAACCGTGGACAACGACCTCTTCGGTACCGATCACACCCCGGGTTACGGATCGGCCGGCCGCTACACCGCCCTGTCGGTGCTGCAGGCGGGACAGCTGGCCCGGGATATGCAGCGGGTCGACAGATTCGTTATCCACCAGACGGTGGGCCGCGAAGCCGGCTGGCTCGCCGCCTCCTCAGCTTTGGCGAAACGGAACGAGGGGGACGCCCCGCACCTGATCTATCTGCCCGAGCGGCCTATAACTGCGGAACGATTGCTTGCGGACGTCAGGGAGACCGTCGACCGTTACGGTTTCTGCTCCATCGTCTGCGGCGAAGGGGTGCTCTGGGAGGACGGCAGTCCGGTTTCCGCCGGCACCGGCACCGACAAGTTCGCCAATACCGAGTTCGGCGCCATGGGCGGCGGCAGCGCGGCCTTGAGCCTGCACGGCCTGATCCGCAAGGCCACCGGCTACCGGGGTGAGTTCCAGATTACCGAGAGCCTCCCGATGTGCGCCGACGACCGCGTCGGACCCTCCGACCGGGAGGAAGCCTTCCGCTGCGGCGAAGAGGCGGTCAACCTGGCTGTAGCCGGTGTGAACGGCGTCATGGTCTCGATGCAGCGCGCCGCCGGTCCCGACTACCGCATCGAGTACGGCCCGGTGCCGCTGCACGACGTCGCCGTGCGGGCTAAACCGATGCCTGATGAGTACATCAGCAGCAGCGGCAACAACGTTACCGAGGCTTTCCTGAACTATGCACGCCCCCTTATCGGGGATATGCCCCAATACCAGCGCCTCTTCTAGAGCGCAGCAAGGAGATGAAGATGAATCTACAGGATACGAAATACAATCAATTCAGCCTGGTGAAGGAGATGCTCGAGACGCCCGAGGTGATCCGCCGTATCGACTGGCGGGCGACCGATAGAGCCGCAGAGGCCCTAAAAAAAATTTCGGGTCGGCTGCTGCTTTCCGGCGAAGGCTCATCCCGGATCTTTCCGACAAAACGAACCATCGTCGAGACCCTGCGCCGCGGAGCGTCTCGAAGCGCCGTCGTCGAAGGCTCAACCCAGGCCCTGGAGTATGAGCTTAAGCATGGAGCGGCCTGCATCGCCAGCAACTCCGGCAAAACCAAGGAGGGCTTGCGGCTGGTGCGAAAACTAAAAAGTGAGGGCGTGCCCACCGTCGGCATCGTCGCCAATGCCGGGACGCCGATAGTTGACGAGGCCGATTACGGCATCGTCTTGAGCTGCGGCGATGAGCAGGCGGTGGCGGCCACCAAGAGCGTGGCCGAGCAGGCCCTGGTCTATCAACGTATCTTCTCGGCCCTGAACGGCTACCCGGGAGCCGATACGGAGGCGATCAGCCGGGAAATGTCTGAGGTTCTGGCGCTGAAACCACCTCAAGCGCTGATCGGCGCCCTGGCCGATGCCGGGACCCTGCTCTGGGCCGGCCGGAACGACGGCGTGGCCGAGGAGCTCACCCTGAAATCGAACGAGATCGCCCGTAAACGCTCCGACTTTTTAGAGGGCACCTACGCCGTGCACGGTATCGAGGAGGTCCTGAATCCCGCCGATACTGTTATCCTGGTCGAGCCCTTCGAAGAAGAGGAGGAGAAGTTCCGCTCGGTGCTGATTGACGGGGTCGGTTTGAAGGTGGTGGCCATCGCCTCCCGGGAGACCTCCTTCCCGACCTTCCGCATTCCCCGTCTGGAGGGCGGAAACGAATACCTGCAGCTCGCCGCCGGGTGGGGCCTGCTGGTCGAGGTTGGGATTGCCTTAGGGGTCAACCTGGATAAACCTGAAAGGGCCCGGAAGGTCGGGAACGAGGCGGATAGCTGAGATGCGCTTCCGCTGGCAGACCAGGCCCGGCGTACCCGGCCTGGAACCGAAAGCCGGAGAGCGCTGGCTCTTCCTGATGCCCCACGACGACGATACAGTTATCGGCGCGGGCCTGGCCGTCGCAGCCGCTATAGAAGCGGGCTGCACGGTTACCGTGGCGATCACCACCGACGGGGGCTTAGGCTACTGCGACGCGGCCGACCGTAACCGAATCGCCTCCATCCGCCGGAAGGAGACCGAGGAAGCATTACAATTAATCGGGAATCCCGCGGTCCGCTTCCTTAACTTCCCCGACGGCGATTTATCCCGCCGGCAGGGCCGCCGATTGACCGGCGAACTCGCCGGCGGGATTCAGGAGGCCTACACCCGGCTCTACCGGGAACTCAGACCGGATGCGCTCTTCCTCTGCAGCGCCTCGGATATCCATCCCGACCACAAGATCGTCTATCTGGAGGCGCTGATCTCCCTCTTCCACGCAGCCGGAGATATCTGGCCGGATCTTGGAGCGGTGCTGACCGATCTTCCCCGGATCTACGAGTTCCCGGTCTACTGCGCCCTGGAGAATCCGCCGGAGTACCGGCTCCTGGCCAATGACGTGGCCCTGGAACGGAAGCTCACTGCCGTTGCCGCCTACCGCAGCCAGCGGCAAATCTCGCTCCTAGTGGATAAGCTTAAAACCGGCGGCCCCCAGGAGTTTTACCGGCGGGTTGAGTTCGCCCTCTATGATCCGCAAGGCTACGCCGCGCTCTTCGAGGCCGACTCTTGACCGCTATCGAGTTCAAAACCGGCGCCAATCGCATGACCGTCTATCCCGAACTGGGAGGAACCGTCGGCGCCCTCGTTCTCGCTCCCACCGGCAGAAACACGGCGCTGCCGATCCTCGCCTGCGACCGGGAAGAGGAGCTTCTGGAGAATCCCTGGTTCCGGGGCCGGATTCTCTTCCCCTTCTGCGACCGTATCCCCGGCGCTGGCTACCGTTTCAACGGCAAGGAGTACCGCCTGCCGGCCAATCAGGAGGACGGTTCGGCCATTCACGGGCTGATCCACAACCGGCCGGGGGAGATTCTGCAGCAGCCAGATAGCAGACTCAAACTCCGCTGGTGTTTGGGGGAAGACCTGGGCTACCCTTTTCCGGTCGAACTTCAGCTGGACTACCAGCTGCGGGACTCCGGCCTCTCCATGGACTACCGCATTGCAAACCGAGGAAGAGCCTCCGCACCGGTCGGCTTCGGCTGGCACCCCTACTTCACCCTGCCCGGCACTCCGGCGGACGAGCTTCAGCTGACGATCCCCTGCGAGAGCTTCGTCGAGGTGGAGGAGGATCTCACTCCCACCGGCAGACTCCTCCCGGTGAGCGAAGCCGCCGGCCGCTACGATTTCCGCATCCCCCGCCCCCTCGGCCCGGGGGAGTACGACATCGCCTTTCCGGCCGAAACCGGCGGTGCCGGACTAACTGCTTCCTTAGCCTCATCCCGGTACCGCATCGATCTCCGCATCTCCGGCAGATTTCAGTACTTCCAGCTCTTTACCCCGCCGGATCGACGATCGATCGCCCTGGAGCCGATCTCCAACGTGACCGACGCCTTCAACCGGAGCGATATGGGGATGCGGATTCTGGAACCTGCTGAAACGGTCGCCGCCCGGCTGGAGGTCGCCCTCAGCGCCCTCGATTAGGGCGTTTTAACCAGGGTGCGCTGCGGCTATACTGACAAGCGATGGATAATAAATGCCCCGAAACCGAACTCTATACCCCGGTAAATTAGCCGTCGGTTTGCGGCTGGCCCTGTATGATGGCAATGACCTTCATTTCACCGCCGTGTTTCGGGCAGACCCTATGATCTATCTCGTAGATTTTAGAGAGCAAACGTGCCCAGGCTCACCTGCAGGTGCGAGCATCCGGCCGGAGGGGTACAGATAAAACCCCTTGCAGGAGAAAGGGCGAAAGTAGTCGTGAGCGCAGTCCGGGTTAGTGCAGCGGATACGGGCTATACCTTGCCGGTAATCGCCGCAGGTGAGAAAGTGCTCGCCCAGCGCCTGGATCCGTTTGAGGCGAAACTTCCCGAATGTATCGGCATATTCATCCTCATAGCGGCTGCAGAAATCGGTGAAATGCCGTTCGAAGACTGTGAAGACTGTAGAGGGTGTTTCTGCTCCGCGGTAGCTACTCGGTCTTCCTCTTTTCCAGTACGAAAGTTTTCTTGTATACCCACATAGAGTATAAATGGCCAGACTTAGTCCGGCGATCCAGAAGGAGTATCGGGGTAGTCTTATACAGTCGAATTTTGAAAGCCAAAGAGAGCTTTTCAACCTGTCCGCGTCCTCTTCGGACAGTACATGCTCCTGCTTCCAGGCGTCCATTACCCTGAGAACAAGTTTATACGATTTTTTACTCAGCAACATCTGCCATTTTTTTTACAAGCGTACAGAATTATCCGTGGAACGCTGAGTTATGACAAGGGGGGGGACGTTATGCCGGGTGTGCCGCCGTATGGATTCAGGTGGGGATCTGCCAGGGTTATTTCTATCCTCTCCCTGCCCCTTCCTATATTGTTCCGTTTCAACCGGATCTCTCCAATCTCGCCCGTTCGCCGCAGGTGGGTGCCTCCGCAGGCAGCTTTGCCGAAACCTTCTATCTCCCAGTACCGGGTTTCGTTTTCAGGGTCCGAGAAACGGCTGTGAATCTCAAGATTGCCTTCAATTATTCTTGCCAGTTTTTCCTGCAAAACAGGGAAGATTCCGGAAATGTTTCCTTCCCACATAAAGTCGAGCCGGGCTTTATTCTCGCTTATATGAGCCCCTGTCTTTTCCGGAGAATCATAGTTGCGGAACACAAGCTCGAGTACCAGTTCCGCGGCAAAGTGCAGCCGCATGAGCCGGTAACGCCGCGGCCAGTCAATGCTTACAGATACGGATTGTCCGGGCTTCAGGCTGTTCCCGGAATCAATTGTGTAAAAAATTTCCTTATCTCTTTTTTCTGCGCGTATAACAGTGAGCCCGCCGATGAATCCGCTGTCGGATTCCTGTCCGCCCGAGAAGGCATAAAAAATGGTTTTATCCAGGGTGATCACTTCTCCGTCGCTGCTTTGCACGGAGGCGTCAATCTGTGTCAGGTAGGGATTATTCCAGAATACTTTTTCAACGCTCATAGAAGTTTATATTATATGAAATGCCCCGCGTCGTCACGCAGAGCAGTGCCTGAAACGCTGCCTCGCCGGGCATGCAACCGCTCCGTCGCATCGAAGGCATCCAGCGGGATCGCAATTTAACGGGACGGTCTTACCAAAATTTTTAATGGTTCGCCTTGACCTGGGACCGAATACGGAGATTGCAGCCAGGATTCACCCTGCAACCCGGTTGCGGCCTTCCTTCTTTGCCTTGTACATTGCCCGGTCTGCCGTCGCTACAAGATCCTCGGGCTTCTTCATCGTATGGTCATAGGCCCCGACACCAAGGCTTATGGTCACCGTAA from Marispirochaeta sp. encodes the following:
- a CDS encoding ABC transporter permease subunit; translated protein: MIPEELSNSARLDGCSEHAIFTRIIVPLTKPALATVAIVNFIPVWNDFWFPLILIRSNEAKTVPLATALLFGQFETNFGMVFAVLSMASLPVMFFYLILSRYFVKGLTRGAMKG
- a CDS encoding winged helix-turn-helix transcriptional regulator, encoding MYQADKKAETILQILGQFQRIPVLNRSELAAKLGLYTSTVSIRTKELIKLGLLRERGPGESGTQGGRKTTLLELNPGYGLFGAIYLGHSRLQAALFDPALNQTSYTEKKLIDGAIPRLLREMAGWMKAKAGTLSLRAVGTAVSSVVSEAGTVDTSSHFSRSLPELPRILADELPRAELVQDNDANLAAGIDLNLLEEGRRSLLHLLVYESIPTVGSGLVLNGALYRGPGGSAGELDEAIFPLNGAAGEELARLGCLMGRYLNIEALFISGELSPTERSRLVTALNSLNPEFPYQFIDDPHWVEKGAALAAMRKHIKTIAGVRR
- a CDS encoding diphosphate--fructose-6-phosphate 1-phosphotransferase; its protein translation is MKGTVLIGQSGGPTAVINASAAGVIDRVRTVSPDTPILGMNFAIEGFMEEKTIDLSALNAVELARLKETPGSALGSCRYKLKDEDLGLIVEKLKKLDIRYIFLAGGNDTMDTIHRISAYAAQTGFELFGVGIPKTVDNDLFGTDHTPGYGSAGRYTALSVLQAGQLARDMQRVDRFVIHQTVGREAGWLAASSALAKRNEGDAPHLIYLPERPITAERLLADVRETVDRYGFCSIVCGEGVLWEDGSPVSAGTGTDKFANTEFGAMGGGSAALSLHGLIRKATGYRGEFQITESLPMCADDRVGPSDREEAFRCGEEAVNLAVAGVNGVMVSMQRAAGPDYRIEYGPVPLHDVAVRAKPMPDEYISSSGNNVTEAFLNYARPLIGDMPQYQRLF
- a CDS encoding SIS domain-containing protein, whose product is MNLQDTKYNQFSLVKEMLETPEVIRRIDWRATDRAAEALKKISGRLLLSGEGSSRIFPTKRTIVETLRRGASRSAVVEGSTQALEYELKHGAACIASNSGKTKEGLRLVRKLKSEGVPTVGIVANAGTPIVDEADYGIVLSCGDEQAVAATKSVAEQALVYQRIFSALNGYPGADTEAISREMSEVLALKPPQALIGALADAGTLLWAGRNDGVAEELTLKSNEIARKRSDFLEGTYAVHGIEEVLNPADTVILVEPFEEEEEKFRSVLIDGVGLKVVAIASRETSFPTFRIPRLEGGNEYLQLAAGWGLLVEVGIALGVNLDKPERARKVGNEADS
- a CDS encoding PIG-L deacetylase family protein; the encoded protein is MRFRWQTRPGVPGLEPKAGERWLFLMPHDDDTVIGAGLAVAAAIEAGCTVTVAITTDGGLGYCDAADRNRIASIRRKETEEALQLIGNPAVRFLNFPDGDLSRRQGRRLTGELAGGIQEAYTRLYRELRPDALFLCSASDIHPDHKIVYLEALISLFHAAGDIWPDLGAVLTDLPRIYEFPVYCALENPPEYRLLANDVALERKLTAVAAYRSQRQISLLVDKLKTGGPQEFYRRVEFALYDPQGYAALFEADS
- a CDS encoding aldose 1-epimerase, translated to MTAIEFKTGANRMTVYPELGGTVGALVLAPTGRNTALPILACDREEELLENPWFRGRILFPFCDRIPGAGYRFNGKEYRLPANQEDGSAIHGLIHNRPGEILQQPDSRLKLRWCLGEDLGYPFPVELQLDYQLRDSGLSMDYRIANRGRASAPVGFGWHPYFTLPGTPADELQLTIPCESFVEVEEDLTPTGRLLPVSEAAGRYDFRIPRPLGPGEYDIAFPAETGGAGLTASLASSRYRIDLRISGRFQYFQLFTPPDRRSIALEPISNVTDAFNRSDMGMRILEPAETVAARLEVALSALD
- a CDS encoding alanyl-tRNA editing protein → MSVEKVFWNNPYLTQIDASVQSSDGEVITLDKTIFYAFSGGQESDSGFIGGLTVIRAEKRDKEIFYTIDSGNSLKPGQSVSVSIDWPRRYRLMRLHFAAELVLELVFRNYDSPEKTGAHISENKARLDFMWEGNISGIFPVLQEKLARIIEGNLEIHSRFSDPENETRYWEIEGFGKAACGGTHLRRTGEIGEIRLKRNNIGRGRERIEITLADPHLNPYGGTPGITSPPLS